Proteins from a genomic interval of Gemmatimonas sp.:
- the rpmB gene encoding 50S ribosomal protein L28 encodes MAIQRNRCYSCGKGVAYGNNVSHANNKTRRTWKPNLQVVRTLEAGKVIKVKVCTRCIAAGKVPRAPRGQVAVA; translated from the coding sequence ATGGCCATTCAACGCAATCGCTGCTACAGCTGCGGCAAGGGTGTTGCCTACGGCAACAACGTCTCGCACGCCAACAACAAGACGCGCCGCACCTGGAAGCCCAACCTCCAGGTCGTGCGCACGCTCGAAGCCGGCAAGGTCATCAAGGTGAAGGTCTGCACGCGCTGCATTGCCGCCGGCAAGGTGCCGCGCGCCCCGCGCGGTCAGGTGGCCGTCGCGTAA